The following coding sequences lie in one Lolium perenne isolate Kyuss_39 chromosome 2, Kyuss_2.0, whole genome shotgun sequence genomic window:
- the LOC127336275 gene encoding probable protein phosphatase 2C 44, producing the protein MVGRMERQTVSTSSASCSPSAASSSSSSACGGRKRPDILNMIRSATCLHSSSTDTGKGRSKLSSNKVTHGFHLVEGKSGHDMEDYHVAEYKCEKNHELGLFAIFDGHLGDRVPSYLRANLFCNILKEPLFWSNPHEAIKNAYDSTNKYILENAKQLGPGGSTAVTAIVVDGKDMWIANVGDSRAVLCERGAANQITVDHEPHTTNERQRIEQQGGFVTTFPGDVPRVNGQLAVARAFGDHSLKTHLSSEPDVRHVPINSSIEFVILASDGLWKVMKNQEAVDLVKSTKDPQAAAKRLTTEALARKSKDDISCIVIRFRC; encoded by the exons ATGGTCGGCCGGATGGAGCGGCAGACCGTGTCCACGTCCTCGGCGTCATGCTCcccctccgccgcctcctcttcgtcctcctccgcaTGCGGCGGCAGGAAGCGGCCCGACATACTCAACATGATCCGG AGTGCAACATGTCTTCATTCATCATCTACTGATACTGGCAAGGGGCGGAGTAAGCTGTCGAGCAACAAAGTGACACATGGATTccacttggttgaagggaaatctgGCCATGATATGGAGGATTACCATGTAGCAGAGTACAAGTGTGAAAAGAACCACGAGCTTGGCCTCTTCGCCATTTTCGATGGCCATTTGGGTGATCGTGTGCCGAGTTACTTGAGAGCTAACCTTTTCTGCAACATACTGAAAGAG CCTCTCTTCTGGAGTAACCCTCATGAAGCAATTAAAAATGCATATGACTCTACAAACAAATATATTCTAGAGAATGCCAAACAACTTGGACCAGGCGGTTCAACGGCAGTTACTGCTATTGTAGTTGATGGCAAAGATATGTGGATAGCAAATGTAGGTGACTCGAGGGCTGTTTTGTGTGAACGAGGTGCTGCTAATCAGATCACCGTGGACCATGAACCCCACACAACTAATGAAAGGCAGAGGATTGAACAGCAGGGTGGCTTTGTGACGACATTTCCTG GTGATGTCCCTCGGGTAAATGGTCAACTCGCTGTCGCAAGAGCCTTCGGTGACCATAGCCTCAAGACGCACTTGAGTTCTGAACCTGATGTTAGGCATGTACCTATAAACTCAAGTATAGAGTTTGTCATACTTGCCAGCGATGGATTATGGAAG GTGATGAAGAACCAGGAAGCCGTGGATCTCGTGAAGTCAACAAAGGACCCCCAGGCAGCAGCGAAGAGGCTGACGACCGAAGCGCTCGCGAGGAAGAGCAAGGATGACATCTCCTGCATCGTCATCCGTTTCCGCTGCTGA